A segment of the Terriglobales bacterium genome:
AATTGAGTAATTGCAGAACCGGACGCCGCTACGCTTCCGATTACCCGATTACCCGATTACTCAATTCCCCAATCTCTTAGGCCTTGCGGCCAGGTACGCCGCGCTCAGAATCCCCAGGTAGAGCACGCCGCTGACCACGGTCACGCGCGAGTACCACCAGGTCGCGACCAGGGAGACGACGATGGCGGCGAAGCCCGCGGCCGAGAGCCAGGCTCCGCCGCGCGAGCGCAGGGGCAGCGCCGCCACCTGCTCCGCGGTCAGTCGCCGCCGGAAGACGAGGTGAGCGGCCAGGGCCACCAGCCACGCCAGCATGGCCCCGAACAGGGCCGCTCCCAGCAGGTAGACGAAGGCCGACTGCGGCGCCCACTTCTCCATCCCCAGGGCCAGCACCACGCCGAAGGAGGAGGCCAGCAGCGCCGCCAGCGGCGAGCCCGCCGGGTTGAGCCGCCCGAAGACCGCCGGCGCGTAGCCGCCGCGGGCCAGCGAGAAGAGCATGCGCGAGTCCACGTAGAGGCTGGCGTTGGCTCCGGAGAGCGCCGCGCTCAGCACCACGAAGTTCATCACGTGGGAGGCTGCCGGCAGCCCCACGTGCTGGAAGACGGTGACGAAGGGGCTCTCGCTCACCTCCCGCGCCACCGCGTTCCATGGCATCACCCCCACCAGCACCGCGATGGCTCCCAGGTAGACCACCGCCAGCAGGCCGAAGGTGAGCCGCACCGCGCGCGCGATCTCGCGCACCCCGCGCGCCTCGCCGGAAGAAATGGCCACCATCTCGATGCCGGCGAAGGTGAACAGGGAGAACGACATGGCCAGCAGCGGCGCCAGCCGCCCGCGGGGGAAGAAGCCGCCCTGCGCCGTGTACTGCGGGGCCACCTGCCCGCTCCCCAGCAATCCCGCTCCCAGCACTACGAAAGCCAGGATGGTGACCAGCTTGAACATGGCGAACCAGTACTCGAAGCGGCCCAGGTCTCCCACCGGGCGCAGGTTGACGCCGATCAGCAGGAGGGAGAACAGGGCCACCCAGGCCAGGGCGGGCACCTGCGGCAGCCACACTCGCATGCACAGGGCCGCCGCCACCATCTCCCCGCCGATGGCGATGGCGATGGCCAGCCAGTAGCCGTAGCGCGAGATGAATCCCGCCCAGGGATGGAGGTAGATCTCGGCGTAGAGCCCGAAGGAGCCGGCGGCGGGATGTACGCTGGCCATCTCGCCCAGCGCCATGGTCACCGTCCAGGTGATGGCCGCGGCCAGCAGGAAGCTCACGATGACCGCCGGCCCGGCGATGGGGATGGCCGCTCCCGAGCCCATCAGCAGCCCGGTTCCGATGGAGCCGCCCACACCCAGCATCGCCATCTGTCCGGCGCTGAGCTGCTTCTTCAGCCCGGTCTCGGAGGCTTCCGAGGGCGGTGTGCCTGGTCGTTCCCGTGACATGGGGCAGCAACCTATCACGGCGGCGGCGGATTCCAGAAGGCCGATGACGCCGGTGTACCTTTTCCCGCGTGGGCATCCGCCCGCGCTTCCGCTAAGATAAAATCGAGCTGCTGTGATTGCTGGGGGCCTTGGCTTGCGCATAGAATACGCACGCCCCCACGCCATCGTGCCCCGACGTCTCCATGGCTGACATCTCCAAGCGCTTGGAAAAAGCCGAGAAGTACCTGCAGAAGGGCAAGCAGGCCGACGCCCTGGAGGAGTACCTCGGCATCCTGGAGGACGATCCCAACAACGACCAGGTCAGCCAGACCGCCGCCGATCTCTGCCTCAACCTGAACCGCACCCAGGACGCCGCTATGCTGCTGGCGGAGATCTTCGACCGGCAGGCGGCCATCGGCGACGCCACCAAGGCCGCCATCACCTACAAGAAGCTGGCCCGTCTGCAGTCTCCCAAGGTGGAGCAGACAGTGCGCTTCGCCCAGCTCACCGAGAAGACCCGCAAGGAGGAGTCGCTGGAGGCCTACCACACGGCCGTGCGGACGCTGGTCTCCGCCGGCCGCAAGGCCGACGCCGTGGGCGCGCTGCGCCGCATGGTGGTGCTGGAGCCCAAGCTGGAGAACTTCCGCCAACTGGGCGAGTTGGCCACCCAGGTGGGCGACAACCCGGCCGCCGCCCAGGCCTTCTTCGATGCCGGGCAGTTGGAGCAGAAGGAGGGCGATGGCTACGCCTGGTACGAGCGCGCCTACTCGCTCGACGGCTCCAACCGCGACGTGGCGCTGGCCTACGGGCGCGGCTTGCTGGCCCGCGGCAACGCCGCCAAGGCCATCACCATCCTGGAGCCCATCGCCACCCCCGCCGACAGCACCCCTGACTACCGCGAGGCCTACGCCCGCGCCCTGGTCGCCGCCGGCCGCGCCCTGGAGGCCGAGCCCTACGTCTGGGAGCTGTTCGAGCACAATCCCAAGCAGATCGACGAGGTCATGGCCGTGATCGGGGGGCTGATCGCCAGCGATCACCAGGACAAGGCCCTGGAACTGGCCCGGCGGCTGGAGGAGCACGAGCACAAGGCCGGACGGCGCCGCGAATTCGTCGGCCTGATGAAGGATGTCACCGACCAGCGTGCCTCCGGCACCGAGGTGCTGGAGTACATGGTCAGGCTCTTCGACTCCGCCAACCGCGAGCATGACTACTGCAACACCTTGCTCAAGCTCTTCGAGCTGTACTACGCGGCCGGCAACTTCCTCAAGGCGGGCGACTGCCTCGACCGCGCCGCCGAGGTCGATCCCTACGAAGGCGGCCACCAGAAGCGCCTGGAGATGCTGCGCGGCAAGATCGACGGCAACCGCTTCAACGCAATCGCCCACCGCTTCGGCTCCGTGATCCAGGCGGGCGAGGAGCAGAGCACCACCCCCGGCGCCGAGGCCGAGGGCGAGACCACGGTGCTGGAAGACCTGATGCTGCAGGCGGAGATCTTCATCCAGTACTCCATGCGCTCGCGCGCGGTGGAGCGCCTGCAGCGCATCCAGAAGCTCTTTCCCCGCGAAGAGGAGCGCAACGAGAAGCTGCGCACCCTGTACATCAACGCCGGCATGGCTCCCGGGGCGGCACCCGCGCCGGCGACGCCCGCGCCCGCCGCCACCCCGGCGGCTCCGGCTGCGGCCGCGGCCAAGGGAGCGGCGCCTCCGCCTCCTTCCCCGCCTCCGCCCGCGCCCTTGCCCCAGGCGGTGGCCAACGAGCAGGCGGTGGACAACATCGCCAAGGTCACCGAGATCACCCGCAACATCTACCGCCAGGGCAACGTGAAGGGCGTGCTGTTTGCCGCCGTCAACGACGTGGGCCGCCACTGGGGCGCCAGCCGCTGCGTGGCCGGCCTGTGTACCCCCGGCAAGCCGCCCTCCGCCGCCCTGGAGTACTGTGCCCCGGGCATCAAGCAGTCGGACGTGATGGCCATCGTCAAGCTCATCGGGGTGCTGCAGGGGCTGGCGGTGCCCAACGGACTGGTCACCATCGCCAACGCTCCCAACGCTCCCGAGCTGGCGCCCATCAAGGCGGTCATCGCCACCCTGGGCATCCAGTCGGTGCTGGCTGTCCCTCTGGTGGACGGCGAAGAGCACGTGGGCGTGATGATCCTGGAGCAGTGTACCCCCGGGCACCAGTGGCGGCAGACCGACGTGGTGGTGCTAAAGACCATCGCAGACCAGATGGTGCTGGCGGTGAACAACGCCCGCCTGCGCAGTCTGATGAAGACCCTGGCCGTCACCGACGAGAAGTCCGGCCTGCTCAAGCGCTCTTCCTACCTCGACGTCTTGCTCTCCGACCTGCGGCGGGCCTTGC
Coding sequences within it:
- a CDS encoding amino acid permease — translated: MSRERPGTPPSEASETGLKKQLSAGQMAMLGVGGSIGTGLLMGSGAAIPIAGPAVIVSFLLAAAITWTVTMALGEMASVHPAAGSFGLYAEIYLHPWAGFISRYGYWLAIAIAIGGEMVAAALCMRVWLPQVPALAWVALFSLLLIGVNLRPVGDLGRFEYWFAMFKLVTILAFVVLGAGLLGSGQVAPQYTAQGGFFPRGRLAPLLAMSFSLFTFAGIEMVAISSGEARGVREIARAVRLTFGLLAVVYLGAIAVLVGVMPWNAVAREVSESPFVTVFQHVGLPAASHVMNFVVLSAALSGANASLYVDSRMLFSLARGGYAPAVFGRLNPAGSPLAALLASSFGVVLALGMEKWAPQSAFVYLLGAALFGAMLAWLVALAAHLVFRRRLTAEQVAALPLRSRGGAWLSAAGFAAIVVSLVATWWYSRVTVVSGVLYLGILSAAYLAARPKRLGN
- a CDS encoding GAF domain-containing protein — protein: MADISKRLEKAEKYLQKGKQADALEEYLGILEDDPNNDQVSQTAADLCLNLNRTQDAAMLLAEIFDRQAAIGDATKAAITYKKLARLQSPKVEQTVRFAQLTEKTRKEESLEAYHTAVRTLVSAGRKADAVGALRRMVVLEPKLENFRQLGELATQVGDNPAAAQAFFDAGQLEQKEGDGYAWYERAYSLDGSNRDVALAYGRGLLARGNAAKAITILEPIATPADSTPDYREAYARALVAAGRALEAEPYVWELFEHNPKQIDEVMAVIGGLIASDHQDKALELARRLEEHEHKAGRRREFVGLMKDVTDQRASGTEVLEYMVRLFDSANREHDYCNTLLKLFELYYAAGNFLKAGDCLDRAAEVDPYEGGHQKRLEMLRGKIDGNRFNAIAHRFGSVIQAGEEQSTTPGAEAEGETTVLEDLMLQAEIFIQYSMRSRAVERLQRIQKLFPREEERNEKLRTLYINAGMAPGAAPAPATPAPAATPAAPAAAAAKGAAPPPPSPPPPAPLPQAVANEQAVDNIAKVTEITRNIYRQGNVKGVLFAAVNDVGRHWGASRCVAGLCTPGKPPSAALEYCAPGIKQSDVMAIVKLIGVLQGLAVPNGLVTIANAPNAPELAPIKAVIATLGIQSVLAVPLVDGEEHVGVMILEQCTPGHQWRQTDVVVLKTIADQMVLAVNNARLRSLMKTLAVTDEKSGLLKRSSYLDVLLSDLRRAL